In the Spirochaetales bacterium genome, one interval contains:
- a CDS encoding radical SAM protein — MAYSLSNAVWEITYACNMRCKHCGSSCGEKYPDELTTEEALGLCDDLAGLGLQILTLSGGEPFLRKDWFQLAKRLSSQNVLVNAISNGWYITEELIDKARENGLVNIGVSLDGLKETHDFIRMKGSFERVVNALETMRRLGMSSVVCTSINKRNLPELPELYKLIKDKGVQRWQFQIASPMGNLLEHMELVMEPKEIDVLIDFCHTVACERFMAVDIADDIGYYNVKLKEIRQQEENGDNEVFVWSGCKAGKCVAGIRANGDITGCLSIRDDNFIEGNVRSIPLKKLWTSPGAFAWNREMTKSHLKGFCRKCQYGAYCLGGCTGAKLTLTGSLYENKYCSFRIAIEKEEKKIGEIDDFNELISGARKAIEDEEYQIAELYLSRAHRLRLDEPEILKMLGFVNFFLENYEEAETYNEKIIAMYPRDAYAYKGLGLCLAKTGRVEKGIDYLKQAISLASDDFMDPYYDLAVVLDENDRTKEAVALLEEARGKSQPFIGQSEDLYQSLKSKLTHTN, encoded by the coding sequence GTTCGAGCTGCGGTGAAAAATATCCTGACGAATTGACAACAGAGGAGGCCCTCGGACTCTGCGATGACCTTGCGGGGCTGGGCCTTCAGATTCTCACGCTTTCAGGGGGCGAGCCCTTTTTAAGAAAAGACTGGTTTCAACTCGCGAAAAGACTTTCCTCTCAAAACGTACTGGTCAACGCGATCTCGAACGGATGGTATATTACGGAGGAACTCATAGACAAGGCGCGGGAAAACGGGCTTGTCAATATCGGAGTCAGTCTCGACGGCTTAAAAGAAACGCATGATTTTATACGGATGAAAGGTTCCTTTGAACGTGTAGTGAATGCGCTCGAAACCATGAGAAGACTCGGTATGTCTTCTGTCGTGTGTACGAGCATCAATAAAAGGAACCTCCCCGAGCTTCCCGAACTATACAAACTCATCAAAGACAAAGGCGTGCAGCGCTGGCAGTTCCAGATCGCTTCGCCGATGGGCAATCTTCTCGAACACATGGAACTGGTCATGGAACCGAAGGAAATCGATGTCCTCATCGATTTTTGCCATACCGTGGCGTGCGAACGCTTCATGGCGGTCGATATTGCCGATGATATCGGGTATTACAATGTCAAACTCAAGGAAATAAGGCAGCAGGAAGAAAACGGCGATAATGAAGTATTTGTCTGGTCGGGATGCAAGGCGGGAAAATGCGTGGCGGGGATACGGGCAAACGGGGATATAACAGGATGTCTCTCCATACGCGACGATAATTTTATCGAAGGAAATGTCCGTTCCATACCGCTCAAAAAACTCTGGACGAGCCCAGGGGCGTTCGCGTGGAACCGGGAGATGACGAAATCTCACCTCAAGGGATTCTGTCGTAAATGCCAGTACGGCGCTTACTGTCTTGGCGGATGCACGGGCGCGAAACTCACCCTGACCGGTTCGCTGTATGAAAACAAATACTGCTCTTTCAGAATCGCGATTGAAAAAGAAGAAAAGAAAATCGGTGAGATCGACGATTTCAATGAACTGATCTCCGGCGCACGCAAAGCGATAGAGGATGAAGAGTATCAGATTGCCGAATTATACCTCTCGCGGGCTCACCGTCTCCGTTTGGATGAACCGGAAATACTCAAAATGCTCGGATTTGTCAATTTCTTTCTCGAAAATTACGAAGAGGCCGAAACGTATAATGAAAAAATCATCGCGATGTATCCTCGGGATGCGTACGCGTACAAGGGACTCGGGCTGTGCCTTGCGAAAACGGGAAGGGTTGAAAAAGGTATCGATTATCTGAAGCAAGCGATATCGCTCGCTTCCGATGATTTCATGGATCCATACTATGATCTTGCCGTCGTTTTGGATGAGAATGACAGAACGAAAGAGGCGGTCGCCTTGCTCGAAGAGGCAAGAGGTAAATCGCAGCCGTTTATCGGTCAATCCGAAGATCTCTATCAATCACTAAAAAGTAAACTCACTCATACAAATTAG
- a CDS encoding NADP-dependent malic enzyme, whose amino-acid sequence MQTIPMAGVFGFNWFNVWYTPGVSGVSTAIRDDNDTSFELTGRGNHVAVVSDSTCVLGDGDCTPPGGLGVMEGKAFLMKYLGGLEATALCIDSRNKDGEHDPEKIIDFVSMVEPSFGAINLEDISQPNCYTVLDRLKERCSIPVWHDDAEGTACVTLGALFNALKLAGKAMNSMRAVFIGAGASNTAIARIICEAGADPGRIIMFDSQGALHKKRDDLKTDSPDDRKWELCNKTNPSCVTDIEKAMTGADVLIALSRPGPDIVKRDWIGRMNERPIVFACANPVPEIYPYAAKEAGAFIVATGRGDFPNQVNNALGFPGILKGALLIRATKISDRMVIAAANSLATFAEKRGIHPENIIAAMDETDVFPHEAADVAMSAVEDGLARISKSRDEIYERAKKDILLAQDTVHLLIKKGFIKRPPQAMLQEAFEYAMKQVSG is encoded by the coding sequence ATGCAGACCATTCCGATGGCAGGGGTTTTCGGTTTCAACTGGTTCAATGTCTGGTATACACCCGGAGTATCGGGTGTTTCGACCGCGATCCGTGACGACAACGACACCTCGTTCGAGCTGACCGGACGAGGAAATCATGTGGCGGTGGTCAGCGATTCCACATGTGTACTCGGTGACGGGGACTGTACGCCGCCCGGAGGACTCGGTGTCATGGAGGGAAAGGCCTTTCTCATGAAATATCTTGGCGGACTCGAAGCGACGGCCCTCTGCATCGACAGCAGAAATAAAGACGGAGAACATGATCCTGAAAAGATCATTGATTTTGTTTCCATGGTGGAACCGAGTTTCGGGGCGATCAACCTCGAAGATATTTCACAACCTAACTGTTATACGGTACTGGACAGATTGAAAGAGCGATGTTCAATTCCCGTCTGGCATGATGATGCCGAGGGAACGGCCTGCGTTACCCTCGGGGCGTTGTTTAACGCGCTCAAGCTTGCCGGAAAAGCGATGAATAGCATGCGAGCCGTCTTTATCGGCGCGGGCGCCTCGAATACGGCCATCGCCCGAATCATCTGCGAAGCCGGAGCGGATCCCGGCCGGATTATTATGTTCGATTCACAGGGCGCCCTCCATAAAAAACGTGATGACCTGAAAACGGATTCCCCGGACGACAGAAAATGGGAACTCTGTAATAAGACAAATCCCTCCTGCGTTACCGATATCGAGAAAGCGATGACGGGCGCAGATGTGTTGATCGCGCTTTCCAGACCCGGTCCGGATATCGTAAAGCGGGATTGGATCGGCCGTATGAATGAACGGCCGATCGTGTTCGCCTGCGCCAATCCGGTCCCTGAAATTTATCCATACGCGGCAAAGGAAGCCGGCGCTTTTATTGTCGCAACGGGGAGGGGGGACTTCCCCAACCAGGTCAACAATGCATTGGGATTTCCCGGAATCCTCAAAGGCGCGCTCTTGATCCGGGCAACGAAAATATCGGACAGGATGGTGATCGCCGCTGCAAATTCGCTTGCCACCTTTGCGGAAAAAAGGGGTATTCACCCTGAAAATATCATCGCCGCAATGGATGAAACCGATGTTTTTCCCCATGAAGCGGCGGATGTCGCAATGAGTGCCGTAGAAGACGGTCTCGCGCGAATATCGAAAAGCAGGGACGAGATCTATGAAAGGGCAAAAAAGGATATTTTATTGGCTCAAGATACCGTTCATCTGCTCATTAAAAAGGGTTTTATCAAGCGACCGCCGCAGGCAATGCTTCAGGAGGCCTTTGAATATGCCATGAAACAGGTGTCCGGTTGA
- a CDS encoding Gfo/Idh/MocA family oxidoreductase, which produces MSNKIQWGIIATGTIANKFAADFSRVGEGELAGIGSRFTDKAKSFAKKYGIKRFYGSYRELAEDPAIDAIYIATPNHLHHDNTLMCLDAGKSVLCEKPFTLNKDQTARCIDTAVKRKAFLMEAMWMRFNPAITRLMEYLSKSSIGDIVGIRADFGFSTPFDPASRLFNPGLGGGALLDVGVYTISLAVMILGKPLEIKSMAAIGKSGVDEENSVVLRHKGDRLSVLTSGFRANTSREADIYGTEGNIKLHAPWHRAPKLTLFRNESRKTIIVRKDTFAEKSQGLNNQVDHVIGCMKKGYGESPVMPWSDSLLVMEIMDEIRTQWGLRYPQEA; this is translated from the coding sequence ATGAGCAATAAAATTCAATGGGGAATTATCGCGACGGGTACCATTGCCAACAAGTTCGCCGCCGATTTTTCAAGGGTCGGGGAAGGAGAGTTGGCCGGTATCGGTTCCCGCTTCACCGACAAAGCGAAAAGCTTTGCGAAAAAATACGGTATCAAGCGCTTTTACGGCTCCTACCGGGAACTGGCAGAAGATCCGGCGATCGACGCGATATATATCGCAACACCCAACCACCTCCACCATGATAACACCCTGATGTGTCTCGACGCCGGAAAATCCGTTCTCTGTGAAAAACCCTTTACCCTTAACAAGGATCAGACAGCCCGGTGTATCGATACGGCCGTAAAAAGAAAAGCGTTCCTTATGGAAGCGATGTGGATGAGGTTCAATCCCGCGATCACCCGGTTGATGGAATATCTTTCGAAATCATCAATCGGCGATATCGTCGGTATCCGGGCCGATTTCGGTTTTTCAACACCCTTTGACCCCGCATCGCGTCTTTTTAATCCCGGGTTGGGCGGCGGCGCGCTTCTTGATGTGGGCGTATATACCATTTCACTCGCCGTCATGATTCTGGGAAAACCACTTGAAATCAAAAGCATGGCGGCCATCGGAAAATCGGGAGTCGATGAGGAAAACTCGGTTGTTCTGCGGCATAAAGGCGACAGATTGTCGGTCCTTACATCGGGCTTCCGCGCCAACACATCGCGGGAAGCGGACATCTACGGCACGGAGGGAAACATCAAACTCCATGCCCCATGGCACCGGGCACCGAAGCTTACCCTGTTCAGAAACGAAAGCAGGAAAACAATAATCGTGAGGAAAGACACCTTTGCGGAAAAAAGCCAGGGGCTCAACAATCAGGTAGACCATGTGATCGGCTGTATGAAAAAGGGGTACGGGGAAAGCCCGGTGATGCCCTGGTCGGATTCGCTTCTGGTCATGGAAATAATGGATGAGATCCGCACCCAATGGGGACTCAGATACCCGCAGGAAGCCTGA
- the asnB gene encoding asparagine synthase (glutamine-hydrolyzing), translating into MSGIAGFLDFGEEWRGKNKHDVLLRMIKVLEHRGPDMSGTYEKDPCHLAHCRLSIIDLSKAGRQPVTNSKGTITMIYAGTTYNYKELRNRYHLDEKGYVFNSSSDAEVLLHLYEELGINFLKQLNGIFSLAIWDTRSRTLYCARDPYGFAPLFYLHQGKSFWFGSEIKAVLQSPFYTPQPDLEALYHFFGYDYVPGTLTPFQGIRELPPGRVLAIGMDKREPVLTRFFDIAYDIDKRISEKEAIARSRDLMIQAVKRQLAADVKVGVMLSGGMDSSTLSALCAKIRGDSDFHTFALSFDDVSFDESPYSQLVSRVLGTRHHEIKVTAEKVKALLPKHLVYIDEPYADGAAIPTYLLAETAKDFVSVLLSGEGGDEFFAGYTLYSAYKIRRLYRALVPGFIRKGIIRPLVHKLPVSYDKLSFDFKAKRFTHGCELSVPHSHYKWREVLSKEARLEVFASPERFSGFPESQQFFIDTFESANAKDTLNKLMYVEFNNQLPNDLMIKNERMTMAHSIEARVPFTDNDLVRFLSTMPVHYKMKGMRKKHLMRSAMKGLLPKEIIEKKKVGMEMPYSKWFCSELRDFTDGIISEKRLNDTGLFNGKEVRRLWDEHQTMKVDHGRFFWGLLSYMLWHEAYIEKRNFADYLSPPRKPRVKNV; encoded by the coding sequence ATGAGCGGTATTGCGGGTTTTCTTGATTTCGGCGAAGAATGGAGAGGGAAGAATAAACATGATGTTCTGCTCAGGATGATCAAAGTGCTCGAGCACCGGGGACCCGATATGTCCGGAACATACGAAAAGGATCCATGTCACCTTGCGCACTGCCGGCTCAGCATCATCGATTTGAGTAAGGCGGGAAGACAGCCCGTAACGAACTCAAAAGGTACCATCACGATGATCTATGCCGGAACAACATACAATTACAAGGAATTGCGAAACCGCTATCACCTTGATGAAAAAGGATACGTCTTCAATTCGTCGTCCGACGCCGAGGTCCTCCTCCATCTCTACGAAGAACTCGGGATCAACTTTTTAAAGCAGCTCAACGGGATTTTTTCCCTCGCAATCTGGGACACCCGTTCAAGGACATTGTATTGCGCGCGGGACCCGTACGGGTTCGCGCCGCTTTTTTATCTCCATCAGGGGAAAAGCTTCTGGTTCGGATCCGAGATCAAGGCCGTTCTTCAATCTCCCTTCTACACACCGCAGCCGGACCTCGAAGCCCTTTACCACTTTTTCGGCTACGACTATGTTCCGGGAACCCTCACCCCGTTTCAGGGAATCAGGGAACTGCCCCCGGGCCGCGTTCTTGCAATCGGCATGGACAAACGGGAACCCGTGCTTACCCGTTTCTTCGATATCGCCTATGATATCGACAAACGGATATCCGAAAAGGAGGCGATCGCCCGTTCACGGGACCTCATGATACAAGCGGTAAAGCGGCAGCTCGCGGCCGATGTTAAGGTGGGCGTCATGTTGTCCGGGGGCATGGATTCGAGTACACTTTCGGCATTGTGCGCGAAGATTCGCGGAGATTCGGACTTTCATACCTTTGCGCTTTCTTTCGACGATGTCTCCTTTGACGAATCGCCCTACTCGCAACTCGTTTCGCGCGTACTCGGAACCCGTCATCACGAAATCAAGGTAACGGCGGAAAAGGTGAAAGCGCTTTTACCGAAGCACCTCGTCTATATCGACGAACCGTATGCCGACGGCGCGGCCATTCCCACCTACCTCCTCGCCGAGACGGCAAAAGACTTTGTCTCCGTTCTCCTTTCCGGGGAAGGGGGGGATGAGTTTTTCGCCGGATACACGCTCTACAGCGCCTACAAGATCAGACGATTGTACCGCGCGCTCGTTCCGGGGTTCATTCGCAAGGGAATCATCCGCCCGCTCGTCCACAAGCTTCCCGTTTCCTACGACAAACTCAGTTTCGATTTCAAGGCGAAACGATTCACACACGGGTGCGAACTGTCGGTCCCGCATTCGCATTACAAGTGGCGGGAGGTGCTCTCGAAGGAGGCCCGGCTCGAGGTATTCGCTTCACCGGAACGTTTTTCCGGATTCCCCGAATCCCAGCAGTTTTTCATCGACACATTCGAGTCGGCAAATGCGAAAGACACCCTCAACAAACTGATGTACGTCGAGTTCAACAACCAGCTTCCCAACGACCTCATGATCAAAAACGAGCGGATGACAATGGCCCACTCGATCGAGGCCCGTGTCCCCTTTACCGACAACGACCTCGTCCGCTTCCTCTCCACCATGCCGGTGCATTATAAAATGAAGGGGATGAGGAAAAAGCATCTCATGCGTTCGGCCATGAAAGGTCTTCTTCCCAAAGAAATCATCGAGAAAAAAAAGGTTGGGATGGAGATGCCCTACTCGAAGTGGTTTTGTTCCGAATTGCGCGATTTCACGGACGGGATCATATCGGAAAAAAGGTTGAACGACACGGGACTCTTCAACGGCAAAGAGGTCCGGCGGCTCTGGGACGAACACCAGACCATGAAGGTGGATCACGGAAGGTTCTTCTGGGGACTTCTCAGCTACATGCTCTGGCACGAGGCGTATATCGAAAAACGGAACTTCGCCGATTACCTTTCTCCGCCGCGAAAACCGAGAGTGAAAAACGTTTAA
- a CDS encoding AAA family ATPase, which translates to MDNFFWLPSIRIKGYRPFNDVLFRFRKLQVIVGANGSGKSSLFEFLKFLRDACYQEIPPEIVSGTIGQQIFHKPGEDKLWWSAEIDLSERVPLYFQGELIGPIGSTKIIFERVISKRPLHPEFNAGYKFLDLRNGKGNIRDPRDGKFKRREWDLKKPNLLGLSAITDPSLFTLYKLREFVRGWRFYNSFNINNEKIRKSVPTSQEPVLHEDAGNLSAVLFYLMSEHRDKFEELKSVIKEAVPGFSNLNVKARGGPGEVIAFWQENNIDQELSLADLSDGTLRFISWAVLSIMPHPPSLICIDEPDQGVHPRTLPILAGLFLKATERTQMIVATHSSYFLTQFDLKNISVMKKFEGRSVYCRVTDSQTLIDDLEDFGSEEIERMHRSDELEALS; encoded by the coding sequence ATGGATAATTTTTTCTGGCTTCCTTCGATACGCATTAAAGGATACCGTCCATTTAATGACGTGTTATTCAGATTCAGGAAACTACAGGTTATCGTCGGTGCGAACGGATCGGGAAAATCGAGTCTATTTGAATTCCTGAAATTTCTCCGGGATGCATGCTATCAGGAAATACCCCCTGAAATAGTCAGCGGTACCATTGGACAGCAAATTTTCCATAAACCGGGCGAGGACAAACTCTGGTGGAGTGCGGAAATTGATTTAAGTGAGAGAGTCCCGCTTTATTTCCAGGGAGAATTGATAGGGCCCATCGGTTCAACGAAAATCATATTCGAACGGGTCATTTCAAAAAGGCCGTTACATCCGGAATTCAACGCCGGCTACAAATTCCTGGATTTGAGAAACGGGAAAGGGAACATCCGGGATCCAAGAGACGGCAAATTCAAACGAAGAGAGTGGGATTTGAAGAAACCAAATCTCCTCGGTTTGAGTGCAATCACGGATCCATCGTTATTTACGTTATATAAATTGAGAGAGTTTGTCCGCGGATGGAGATTCTATAATTCCTTTAACATAAACAATGAAAAAATAAGGAAATCGGTCCCGACAAGCCAGGAACCTGTTTTACACGAGGACGCCGGAAATCTGAGCGCCGTTCTGTTTTATCTTATGAGTGAGCACAGAGACAAATTCGAAGAACTAAAATCTGTTATTAAAGAAGCCGTACCCGGATTCAGTAATCTTAACGTCAAAGCACGAGGAGGGCCGGGGGAGGTTATTGCATTCTGGCAGGAAAACAACATCGACCAGGAATTATCGCTGGCCGATTTATCAGACGGAACACTCCGATTTATTTCATGGGCAGTTCTTTCGATAATGCCTCATCCGCCTTCATTGATCTGCATTGACGAACCGGACCAGGGGGTTCATCCGAGAACATTACCGATATTGGCGGGACTTTTTTTAAAGGCAACGGAACGAACACAAATGATAGTTGCGACACATTCATCATATTTCCTTACACAATTCGATCTAAAGAATATATCCGTTATGAAGAAATTTGAAGGAAGAAGTGTTTACTGCAGAGTTACCGATTCACAGACATTAATCGACGACCTTGAGGATTTCGGCAGCGAGGAAATCGAAAGAATGCATCGATCTGATGAACTCGAGGCTCTTTCATGA
- a CDS encoding DUF4276 family protein, whose product MKEIFVYVEGPSDKLGLEAILYNHIQLASQKNNYIYFIALNGKDALLNKGPIKAINILKNKKNSHVFIVPDLYPQNKPFPHASYEELKNEVEKRFLYEIKRKNSDAGLIHRFHVHCFKYELEVLLLASPEILLKRLGKEKIRQTWKIPVENQNFNKPPKKVIEFLFSENKKRYKDTADIPWVLERSQLKLLMERCPQNFTPFIEDLLAIISA is encoded by the coding sequence ATGAAAGAAATATTCGTGTATGTCGAAGGCCCGAGCGATAAATTGGGTTTGGAAGCCATTCTATACAATCATATTCAATTAGCTTCTCAGAAAAATAATTATATTTATTTTATTGCTCTTAACGGCAAAGACGCGTTACTCAATAAAGGCCCGATAAAAGCGATTAATATATTGAAAAACAAGAAAAACAGCCATGTTTTTATCGTACCCGATCTTTATCCTCAAAACAAACCGTTTCCTCATGCAAGCTATGAAGAATTAAAAAATGAAGTGGAGAAACGCTTTTTATATGAAATAAAGAGGAAGAATTCGGATGCAGGATTAATACATCGATTTCATGTACACTGTTTCAAGTACGAGCTTGAAGTTTTATTATTGGCTTCACCTGAAATATTATTAAAAAGATTGGGAAAGGAAAAGATAAGACAAACATGGAAAATACCCGTCGAAAATCAAAATTTCAACAAACCTCCCAAAAAAGTAATAGAATTTCTTTTCTCAGAAAATAAAAAAAGATATAAAGATACAGCCGATATACCATGGGTACTGGAGCGTTCTCAACTAAAATTATTAATGGAAAGATGCCCACAAAATTTCACTCCATTTATCGAAGATCTTTTAGCCATTATTTCAGCTTAA
- a CDS encoding DUF799 family lipoprotein: protein MRKMVCMGSLIALLLLAGCATKPKFLDPGWTPGRIAVLPFTNESVDVSVEKFARALMYRTLRNKKYDLVDLNEIDMRLNELGITEGGQLPTVTIVELREKIDADAFLYGDIIEAKRVLLGIYFEKKFKAAFRIVDAYSGNTVWEDERESSESRLVFNPDTVIETAADEVADDLVMKSLDSHPLIKHMEKVVQTSVRSIPKP, encoded by the coding sequence ATGAGAAAAATGGTCTGTATGGGCAGTCTGATTGCGCTGCTTTTGCTTGCGGGGTGCGCGACAAAGCCGAAATTTCTCGATCCCGGCTGGACGCCGGGCAGGATTGCCGTACTTCCTTTTACCAATGAAAGTGTGGATGTATCCGTGGAGAAGTTTGCCCGGGCACTCATGTACCGCACGTTACGCAATAAAAAATATGATCTGGTCGATTTGAATGAGATTGACATGCGACTGAACGAACTGGGTATTACCGAGGGCGGTCAATTGCCGACGGTGACGATCGTGGAGTTGAGGGAAAAGATCGATGCGGATGCGTTTTTGTACGGCGATATTATTGAGGCAAAACGGGTGCTGCTCGGGATTTATTTCGAGAAAAAATTCAAAGCCGCTTTCAGGATCGTCGATGCATATTCGGGAAACACCGTATGGGAGGATGAGAGGGAAAGCAGCGAAAGCAGACTGGTGTTCAATCCCGATACGGTTATCGAAACCGCCGCGGATGAAGTCGCCGATGACCTCGTCATGAAGTCGCTCGACAGTCATCCATTGATCAAGCATATGGAAAAAGTCGTTCAGACAAGTGTGAGAAGTATACCGAAGCCGTAA
- a CDS encoding DinB family protein codes for MNINDIYGSLDRHFFLSLSMLESFIEICPDELWYETRGGFPFWQQLLHTYSGIHYWMRSTEKADDPFPGKILYPELDNIPEDTISKTEMTDYAKVIRKKCGVYFKNLPHRLFDASIVDRERTNLDVVLMLIRHIQYHVGGCDSILRGERKSPVAWLE; via the coding sequence ATGAATATCAATGATATATACGGGTCTCTGGACCGACATTTTTTCTTGTCCCTTTCAATGCTCGAATCCTTCATCGAGATTTGTCCCGATGAACTCTGGTATGAAACACGGGGCGGGTTCCCTTTCTGGCAGCAACTGCTCCATACCTATTCCGGCATTCACTACTGGATGAGGTCGACGGAAAAAGCGGACGACCCCTTCCCCGGTAAAATACTCTATCCGGAACTGGATAACATTCCGGAAGATACGATCTCAAAAACCGAAATGACCGACTACGCCAAAGTAATCCGGAAAAAATGCGGGGTGTACTTCAAAAATCTTCCTCACCGATTATTCGATGCATCGATTGTCGATCGCGAAAGGACAAATCTCGATGTCGTTCTCATGTTGATACGCCATATACAGTACCATGTCGGCGGGTGTGACAGTATCCTTCGAGGGGAACGGAAATCCCCTGTCGCATGGCTGGAATGA